In Nitrospira sp., one genomic interval encodes:
- a CDS encoding CBS domain-containing protein: MTAPHPRVSEYMHRQLEVLPQDTSVVTVAERMRSRSIGSVLIETFDRPHHDCRITGIVTESDLVSKVLARGLVPSCTDMSTIMSSPLVTIAPDRPMLDASQLMESKKVRHLVVVEGTDVLGVTSVRDLVRYFVEADGGPVQSLNDVYRPLSVLMKTAVETIGSHEAALSAAQRMADKHIGALFVMEAEELVGIVTEADLVRKVLAYQLDPQAIRVGAVMNSPLLDIDVNRTIRDASERMAAKRVRHLAVTEHDKVLGVLSIRDLVKMVAIRDRPDFLKRGSV, translated from the coding sequence ATGACCGCACCGCATCCCCGCGTCAGTGAGTACATGCATCGCCAACTGGAAGTCCTCCCGCAGGATACCTCCGTCGTGACCGTCGCCGAACGGATGCGGAGCCGCAGCATCGGCTCGGTCTTGATCGAGACGTTCGACCGTCCGCACCACGATTGTCGGATTACCGGCATCGTCACCGAAAGCGACCTGGTGAGCAAGGTGCTGGCCCGTGGGCTCGTCCCCTCCTGCACGGACATGAGCACCATCATGAGCAGCCCGCTCGTCACCATCGCGCCCGATCGACCGATGCTCGACGCCAGCCAGCTGATGGAATCCAAGAAGGTCCGTCACCTGGTCGTCGTGGAGGGCACGGACGTGCTCGGCGTGACGTCGGTCCGCGATCTTGTACGGTATTTCGTCGAGGCCGACGGCGGACCGGTCCAGTCGCTCAACGATGTCTACCGCCCGCTGAGCGTGTTGATGAAGACCGCCGTGGAGACGATCGGAAGCCACGAAGCCGCGCTCTCGGCGGCGCAGCGCATGGCCGACAAACACATCGGAGCCCTGTTCGTCATGGAGGCGGAGGAGTTGGTGGGCATCGTGACCGAGGCGGATCTGGTTCGAAAAGTGCTCGCCTACCAACTCGATCCGCAGGCGATCCGGGTCGGCGCCGTGATGAATTCGCCGCTGCTGGACATCGACGTGAACCGCACGATTCGCGATGCCAGCGAACGTATGGCTGCGAAACGGGTGCGGCACCTCGCCGTCACCGAACATGACAAGGTGCTGGGGGTGCTCTCGATCCGCGATCTGGTGAAGATGGTCGCCATCCGGGACCGGCCCGACTTCTTGAAACGCGGATCGGTCTGA
- a CDS encoding CBS domain-containing protein has product MVKKQRAATKRATGKKRTGAGFEDLTVGQVLNKRVATARPDTKADQVAALIVKGTGTVPVVDGAKRLVGVVSEHDLLLALDEGQAWAVLRAKDIMSGNPYSARPEHNLPTLVHVLTESDLMSVPVADERNRFVGVVSRRDVVKAALKAGAAKRGSRP; this is encoded by the coding sequence ATGGTGAAGAAGCAGCGGGCCGCGACGAAACGGGCGACGGGCAAGAAGCGGACAGGGGCGGGCTTTGAGGACCTTACAGTGGGCCAGGTCTTGAACAAGCGCGTGGCGACGGCGCGCCCCGACACCAAGGCCGACCAGGTGGCGGCCCTGATCGTGAAGGGAACCGGCACCGTGCCGGTTGTGGATGGGGCGAAACGGTTGGTGGGCGTGGTGAGCGAACATGACCTGCTGCTGGCGCTCGACGAGGGGCAGGCCTGGGCCGTCCTCCGGGCCAAGGACATCATGAGCGGCAACCCCTACTCGGCGAGGCCGGAACATAACCTCCCGACATTGGTCCATGTGTTGACTGAAAGCGATCTCATGTCGGTGCCGGTGGCGGACGAGCGCAACCGGTTCGTGGGCGTCGTGTCCCGGCGGGACGTCGTCAAGGCAGCGTTGAAGGCGGGGGCGGCGAAACGGGGCTCGCGCCCGTAA
- a CDS encoding universal stress protein — protein MKILIAVDGSEYAEWSVQMLRAVAGRPPESVTLLHVVDNTSLKSSARKHAVLSKQALAAMTKAGDHILRRFEGLARTALQQATTKPHTTIETVLAHGRVADTITKQAKQKKADLLVLGSRGLNDVESYLLGSVSRKVSALAPCPILIVKRPLTTLSRVLFAADASKHTQGAGSFLCKRFLPETAKLTICSVVEPVVTELAGTYLSKDQVDQLSAPRRSAAEQTVEKLRDRFLREGYAVTTQVRIDHVTDALLQQAGSDKVDLLVAGSRGLTGSERLQLGSVSETLLKYAPCSVLIVRGWRA, from the coding sequence ATGAAGATCTTGATCGCGGTGGACGGGTCTGAATATGCCGAATGGAGCGTCCAGATGTTGCGGGCGGTGGCCGGCCGTCCTCCGGAGTCGGTGACACTGCTGCACGTCGTGGACAATACGTCGCTGAAGTCCTCCGCGCGCAAACATGCGGTCCTCTCCAAGCAAGCCTTGGCCGCCATGACCAAAGCCGGTGATCATATTTTGCGCCGCTTCGAAGGCCTCGCCCGTACCGCCTTGCAACAGGCCACGACGAAGCCCCACACCACGATCGAAACCGTACTGGCACACGGCCGCGTCGCTGACACCATTACCAAGCAGGCCAAACAGAAAAAGGCCGACCTGCTCGTGCTGGGGTCCCGCGGCCTGAACGACGTCGAAAGCTACCTGCTCGGCAGCGTGTCCCGCAAGGTGAGCGCCTTGGCGCCCTGTCCGATCTTGATCGTCAAGCGACCGCTCACGACCCTGTCGCGGGTGCTCTTTGCCGCCGACGCCTCCAAACACACGCAGGGCGCCGGCAGCTTCCTGTGCAAACGATTCCTGCCGGAGACAGCGAAGCTGACGATCTGTTCGGTGGTCGAGCCGGTCGTCACCGAACTGGCGGGGACCTACCTGTCGAAAGACCAGGTGGACCAACTCTCGGCCCCCCGGCGATCCGCCGCCGAGCAGACAGTGGAAAAACTGCGCGACCGGTTCTTGCGTGAAGGGTACGCGGTGACGACCCAAGTCCGCATTGACCATGTCACGGACGCGCTCCTTCAGCAGGCCGGTTCGGACAAGGTGGATCTGCTGGTCGCCGGGTCACGTGGCTTGACGGGATCGGAGCGGCTTCAGTTGGGCAGTGTCTCCGAGACGCTGTTGAAGTACGCGCCCTGCTCCGTCCTTATTGTGCGAGGATGGCGTGCCTGA
- a CDS encoding DUF2238 domain-containing protein: MTVTRTDDGSWQPALGLFPWALLFSYGLWWIWLAIEPVDRRDWLLENLLAVVLVTTLVATHRRFAFSGLSYGLIWLFLALHAVGAHYTYAEVPVGFWLKDALALSRNPFDRIVHFAYGALLVYPLREILVRLAGVRGLWSYYLPVSAVLAQSGFFEVVEGIVAMVVNPELGSLYLGTQGDEWDAQKDMAAAFVGSIVTMGITVGTGSVREDRS, translated from the coding sequence ATGACGGTCACGCGCACCGACGACGGGTCGTGGCAACCGGCCCTGGGTCTGTTTCCATGGGCATTGCTGTTCTCCTATGGGTTGTGGTGGATCTGGCTGGCCATCGAGCCGGTCGACCGTCGTGACTGGCTGTTGGAAAACCTGCTCGCCGTGGTCTTGGTGACGACCCTGGTTGCAACCCATCGGCGGTTTGCCTTCTCGGGACTCTCCTACGGATTGATCTGGTTGTTTCTCGCGCTCCACGCGGTGGGCGCCCATTACACCTATGCCGAAGTGCCGGTCGGCTTCTGGCTCAAGGACGCACTGGCGCTGAGCCGCAATCCCTTCGATCGGATCGTACATTTTGCCTATGGCGCGTTGCTGGTCTATCCCCTGCGCGAGATTTTGGTTCGGTTGGCCGGAGTGCGCGGACTGTGGTCGTATTATCTTCCGGTCAGCGCGGTACTGGCGCAAAGCGGGTTCTTCGAAGTGGTGGAAGGGATTGTGGCGATGGTCGTCAATCCCGAACTCGGGAGCCTGTATCTCGGGACTCAGGGTGATGAATGGGATGCGCAGAAAGATATGGCGGCGGCTTTCGTCGGCTCAATCGTGACGATGGGCATTACCGTCGGGACCGGCTCCGTGCGCGAAGACAGATCGTAG
- a CDS encoding carboxypeptidase regulatory-like domain-containing protein encodes MGERDGDPATRQCQFQQQVFPFVRTSDLTLINHESVLHNPHVFSEKHSSLFNLALPTAGREITARLPRARGVGLRLQCDVHVHMNAWAAALEHPYFAVTDAQGRFEIGNIPPGTYTLVAWHAGYNIVRFIASRPLYDDPHILRQTIELSPKAQVERRFEFPARPVEVEWKVAGGEEGER; translated from the coding sequence ATGGGGGAGCGTGATGGAGACCCCGCTACCCGCCAGTGTCAGTTTCAGCAGCAAGTCTTTCCCTTCGTGCGGACCTCCGATCTCACGCTGATCAATCATGAATCGGTGCTGCACAATCCGCATGTCTTCAGTGAGAAGCACAGCAGCCTCTTCAACCTCGCACTGCCGACGGCCGGGCGTGAAATTACTGCGCGGTTGCCGCGAGCAAGGGGAGTCGGCTTGCGGTTGCAATGTGATGTCCACGTGCATATGAACGCCTGGGCTGCCGCACTGGAACATCCCTATTTCGCGGTGACCGATGCGCAGGGCCGTTTCGAGATCGGGAATATTCCCCCCGGCACCTACACGCTGGTGGCCTGGCATGCCGGCTACAACATCGTGAGGTTCATCGCCTCCCGCCCGCTGTATGACGACCCCCATATCCTGCGCCAGACAATCGAGCTGTCGCCGAAGGCACAAGTGGAGCGACGGTTCGAGTTCCCCGCCCGGCCGGTGGAAGTCGAGTGGAAGGTCGCCGGCGGAGAGGAGGGCGAGCGATGA
- a CDS encoding DUF2238 domain-containing protein translates to MISNRWVSAASLLWYVGVSVWMAQAPVDPEFWLIASVLPVGFVLFLVATHRLLPLSPISHALIAVFLTLHTIGVHYTYAEVPVGTWANEVLHLGRNHFDRVVHFSFGFLLAYPMEELFRLGAGVRGWLLYYLPVMTVLGLSGLWEIVEAWVAGLLHPELGITYLGSQGDVWDAQKDMAAAFYGSLICITLLVIVRTVGASRTTLQAQTVPTESA, encoded by the coding sequence GTGATTTCCAATAGGTGGGTTTCGGCCGCATCGCTCTTGTGGTACGTAGGGGTGTCGGTGTGGATGGCGCAGGCGCCGGTCGATCCCGAGTTCTGGTTGATCGCGAGTGTGTTGCCCGTAGGCTTCGTGCTGTTCCTGGTGGCGACGCATCGTCTCCTTCCCCTGTCGCCGATTTCCCATGCCTTGATCGCGGTCTTTTTGACTCTGCATACGATCGGGGTCCACTACACCTACGCGGAGGTGCCGGTGGGAACGTGGGCCAACGAAGTCCTGCATCTGGGCCGCAACCACTTCGACCGCGTGGTGCATTTCAGTTTCGGGTTCCTGCTGGCCTATCCCATGGAGGAATTGTTTCGGCTGGGCGCCGGCGTTCGCGGGTGGTTGCTCTACTACCTGCCGGTGATGACTGTCCTGGGACTCAGCGGCCTGTGGGAGATCGTCGAAGCGTGGGTGGCCGGGCTGCTCCATCCGGAACTCGGCATCACCTATCTTGGCTCACAGGGTGATGTGTGGGATGCGCAAAAGGATATGGCCGCAGCGTTTTATGGGTCGCTGATCTGTATCACCCTGCTCGTGATCGTCCGCACCGTAGGGGCCTCTCGAACAACGCTCCAGGCTCAGACCGTTCCCACAGAATCTGCATGA
- a CDS encoding cation-transporting P-type ATPase, which translates to MPDLTALEVCRLAPGQVYRALTTSPQGLSQEDVRRRALRYGPNNLQDLRGVPLLGRFARQFTHFLALLLWVAAALAFFADRFNPGQGMATLGWAILGVIIVNALFAFLQEYRAERAVQALRSLLPAKAWVLREGQPQQVPRDDLVPGDLLILEEGEQVSADARLVEAVGLRVDNSPLTGESKPQRRSAEPITDGHPLDIPNLVFAGTTVLSGHGQAVVFATGLQTEFGKIANLATSVRPGLSPLQREIVTVTHMVAALSLMMGIVFFTIGVGMGLGFWTSAIFGIGIIVANVPEGLLPTVTLALAMGSQRMATRKALIKHLTSVETLGCTTVICTDKTGTLTENRMRVDRLYVDDLVVEAREGCLFTRNRLVDATEAERWRPLFDAIIHCNNAKRTRRPDGRSVTTGDPTETALLDFAQDHGLLHRPLLRRMDELPFDADRKRMTTLHWSEGRLLAFTKGAPESVLPLCVAQQRSDGLSDLTVDGRKKVLAQGQTFAQQAYRVLAVAMREVERGVDALTVETVEQQLTFLGLVAMMDPPHREVPEAVSTCRRAGVRVIMITGDHPLTALAIARRIGLAPDAASPAPGGFVPVIEGLQLDRHSDEQLRQLLTPTAPGEADPVFARMAPRHKLRIVAMLKAMGEVVAVTGDGVNDAPALKQADIGIAMGIAGTDVAKETASMILLDDNFSTIVNAIEEGRTVYTNIRKFVTYVLASNVPEVVPYLAFGLSSAPLALTVPQILAVDLGTDMVPALALAAEAPQPGIMNDPPRPKTERLLSRDLLLRAYGFLGMIEAAIAMGGFFLYLFRQGWSWGDPLDWNSALYREATTVTLSGIVVAQVANVFACRSERLSAFRLGWFSNPLILLGVAVEVTLLLLLTYSPLGHMVFGTAPLPAWIFGTLILGAIGLLLAEEIRKIAAARLRAFTAMPQPGRPHA; encoded by the coding sequence GTGCCTGACCTGACCGCGCTCGAGGTCTGCCGCCTTGCCCCTGGCCAGGTCTATCGCGCCCTCACGACCTCGCCGCAGGGCTTGTCTCAAGAGGACGTGCGGCGGCGCGCCCTGCGGTATGGCCCGAACAACCTGCAGGATCTGCGGGGCGTTCCGCTCCTCGGGCGGTTCGCCCGACAGTTCACCCATTTCCTCGCCTTACTGCTCTGGGTCGCCGCGGCCCTGGCCTTTTTTGCCGACCGATTCAATCCCGGCCAGGGCATGGCGACGTTGGGCTGGGCTATCCTCGGCGTCATCATCGTCAACGCGTTGTTCGCATTTCTGCAGGAATACCGAGCCGAGCGGGCCGTTCAGGCCTTGCGTAGCCTGCTCCCGGCCAAGGCTTGGGTCCTGCGCGAAGGACAACCTCAGCAGGTCCCCCGAGACGATCTGGTGCCCGGCGATTTGTTGATTCTCGAGGAGGGCGAACAGGTATCTGCCGATGCGCGGCTCGTCGAAGCCGTCGGCCTCCGCGTGGACAACTCTCCGCTCACCGGCGAATCGAAACCTCAACGCCGTTCCGCCGAGCCGATCACGGACGGCCACCCGCTGGACATCCCCAACCTCGTGTTCGCCGGCACCACGGTGTTGTCCGGTCACGGCCAGGCCGTCGTGTTCGCGACCGGGCTGCAGACGGAATTCGGCAAGATCGCCAACCTCGCGACCAGCGTGAGACCCGGCCTGAGCCCCCTCCAGCGGGAGATCGTGACAGTCACCCACATGGTAGCAGCCCTCTCGCTCATGATGGGGATCGTGTTCTTCACCATCGGCGTCGGCATGGGGTTGGGATTCTGGACCAGCGCCATTTTCGGCATCGGCATCATCGTCGCGAACGTGCCGGAAGGCCTGCTGCCGACGGTAACCCTGGCCCTCGCCATGGGCAGTCAACGGATGGCCACACGCAAGGCGCTGATCAAACACCTCACCTCGGTCGAAACCTTGGGCTGCACCACCGTCATCTGCACGGACAAGACCGGGACCCTGACCGAAAACCGCATGCGCGTGGACCGGCTGTATGTGGATGACCTCGTGGTCGAGGCGCGTGAAGGCTGTCTGTTCACCAGGAATCGCCTCGTCGATGCGACCGAAGCCGAGCGGTGGCGGCCGCTGTTCGACGCCATCATCCATTGCAACAATGCCAAACGGACGCGCCGACCCGATGGGCGTAGCGTCACCACCGGCGACCCGACTGAAACGGCCCTCCTCGACTTCGCCCAGGACCACGGCCTGCTGCACCGCCCGTTGCTCCGCCGCATGGACGAATTGCCGTTCGATGCCGATCGCAAGCGCATGACGACGCTCCATTGGAGCGAGGGCCGCCTGCTGGCCTTCACCAAGGGCGCCCCGGAATCCGTCCTCCCGCTGTGCGTGGCGCAACAGCGCTCGGACGGGCTGTCCGACCTCACGGTCGACGGACGGAAGAAGGTGCTGGCCCAGGGCCAAACCTTCGCGCAGCAGGCCTATCGCGTGCTGGCCGTCGCCATGCGGGAAGTCGAACGGGGCGTGGATGCATTGACCGTCGAAACCGTCGAGCAGCAGCTGACCTTCCTCGGACTCGTGGCCATGATGGACCCGCCTCACCGGGAGGTGCCCGAGGCGGTGTCGACCTGCCGACGAGCAGGCGTGCGCGTCATCATGATCACGGGGGACCATCCGCTGACCGCCCTGGCCATCGCGCGCCGCATCGGATTGGCCCCGGACGCTGCTTCTCCCGCCCCAGGAGGCTTCGTCCCGGTGATCGAAGGCCTGCAGCTCGATCGCCACAGCGACGAGCAACTGCGGCAGTTGCTCACCCCCACCGCGCCCGGTGAGGCGGATCCCGTCTTTGCGCGCATGGCGCCGCGGCATAAGCTCCGCATCGTCGCGATGCTCAAGGCCATGGGAGAGGTCGTCGCCGTGACCGGCGACGGTGTCAACGATGCACCGGCTCTCAAGCAAGCCGACATCGGCATCGCCATGGGCATTGCCGGCACGGATGTCGCCAAGGAAACGGCCTCGATGATCCTGCTCGACGACAATTTTTCCACCATCGTCAACGCCATCGAGGAGGGCCGGACCGTCTATACGAACATCCGCAAGTTCGTGACCTACGTGCTGGCCAGCAACGTCCCGGAAGTTGTGCCCTATCTGGCATTCGGGCTCTCGTCTGCGCCCCTGGCCCTGACCGTCCCCCAGATCCTTGCCGTTGATCTCGGGACCGACATGGTGCCGGCCTTGGCCCTGGCTGCCGAAGCGCCGCAACCGGGTATCATGAACGACCCGCCCCGGCCGAAGACAGAGCGCCTACTCAGCCGGGATCTGCTCCTGCGCGCCTATGGATTTCTCGGAATGATCGAGGCTGCGATCGCCATGGGCGGATTTTTCCTCTACCTCTTCCGGCAGGGCTGGTCCTGGGGCGATCCGCTGGATTGGAACTCCGCCCTCTATCGGGAGGCCACCACCGTAACCCTCTCCGGAATCGTCGTGGCGCAAGTCGCCAATGTATTCGCCTGCCGCTCCGAACGGCTGTCGGCGTTCCGGCTCGGCTGGTTCAGCAATCCGCTGATCCTCCTCGGCGTGGCCGTCGAAGTGACCCTCCTCCTCCTGTTGACCTACAGTCCGCTTGGCCATATGGTATTCGGCACCGCGCCACTGCCGGCCTGGATCTTCGGGACCTTGATCCTGGGGGCGATCGGCCTCCTTTTGGCCGAAGAGATCCGCAAAATCGCCGCGGCCCGACTGCGCGCCTTCACCGCCATGCCGCAACCGGGACGACCTCACGCATGA
- a CDS encoding SHOCT domain-containing protein gives MPVVAVILVLLAVTLGGCTTTAPREGRCVVCDEQRLVRVVPSAAAGGSVSSGRWDHPLILEEAEWEGILRSLQVRRIRRPLLGPSQEGPPEPVFSDEEARFLADSLHQAFRQATPRDSVVFALVRPDESGPPLVTSGAWFVERGRLHLRLANSLVAVALPSIRTQVWNDPLFAQDGSYEPVARPGQELVEGPRGVRDVVLAYGTARQQPEPSTVSDGPSSPSVPPPLEQQLGLLKRLHEQGLITDEDYRAKKQQLLDRL, from the coding sequence ATGCCTGTTGTCGCGGTCATCCTGGTGCTGCTTGCTGTGACCTTGGGCGGTTGTACGACGACGGCGCCGAGAGAAGGCCGCTGCGTCGTCTGCGACGAGCAGCGGCTGGTGCGCGTCGTTCCGTCCGCTGCCGCCGGCGGATCTGTTTCCTCCGGGCGGTGGGACCACCCGTTGATCCTTGAAGAAGCTGAGTGGGAAGGCATCCTGCGGAGCCTGCAGGTGCGACGTATCCGCCGCCCTCTTCTCGGTCCCTCTCAAGAGGGCCCTCCCGAGCCGGTCTTCTCCGATGAGGAGGCGCGATTCCTCGCCGATTCCCTTCACCAAGCCTTTCGTCAGGCAACTCCGCGAGACTCTGTCGTCTTCGCCCTGGTGCGGCCGGACGAATCGGGCCCACCGTTAGTGACGTCCGGCGCCTGGTTCGTGGAGCGCGGGCGGCTCCATCTGCGGCTGGCGAACTCGCTGGTGGCGGTCGCGCTGCCGTCGATCCGAACGCAAGTGTGGAATGATCCCCTGTTCGCTCAGGATGGCTCATATGAGCCGGTGGCACGGCCCGGTCAAGAACTGGTGGAGGGACCCCGCGGCGTGAGGGACGTGGTCTTGGCATATGGAACTGCACGGCAGCAGCCGGAACCGTCGACCGTCTCGGATGGGCCGTCATCACCATCCGTTCCTCCTCCCCTGGAACAGCAACTCGGCCTGCTCAAGCGGCTTCATGAGCAGGGCCTGATTACGGACGAGGACTATCGAGCCAAGAAGCAACAACTCCTCGATCGTCTGTGA
- a CDS encoding TerC family protein — translation MLDWLANPEVWIALGTLTALEIVLGIDNIIFISVLVGRLPEAQRALARKMGLGLAMLARLALLFSISWVMGLTKPWVTVLGQGISGRDLILIGGGLFLMAKATHEIHNSLEGVEEHAAPTVQASLGMVLLQIALLDIVFSLDSVITAVGLVDHVSIMAVAIILAVVVMLMAAKAIGDFVDAHPTVKILALSFLILVGVTLMVEGFDVHVPKGYIYFSMAFSVTVEMLNIRMRRKRAATPVKLHSRYASER, via the coding sequence ATGCTGGACTGGCTGGCCAATCCGGAAGTGTGGATCGCGCTCGGAACTCTGACCGCGCTGGAGATCGTGCTGGGGATCGATAACATTATCTTCATCTCCGTCCTCGTGGGCCGGTTGCCGGAGGCGCAGCGGGCCCTCGCCAGGAAGATGGGTCTGGGCCTGGCCATGTTGGCGCGCCTGGCGCTCCTGTTTTCCATTTCGTGGGTCATGGGATTGACCAAACCCTGGGTGACGGTGCTGGGACAGGGCATCTCCGGCCGCGACCTGATCCTGATCGGGGGCGGCCTGTTCCTGATGGCGAAGGCCACGCACGAGATTCATAACAGCCTGGAAGGTGTGGAAGAACATGCGGCGCCGACGGTCCAAGCCAGCCTCGGCATGGTGTTGCTGCAGATTGCACTGTTGGACATCGTCTTCTCGCTCGATTCGGTAATCACGGCGGTGGGCTTGGTCGACCATGTGTCGATCATGGCGGTTGCCATCATCCTGGCGGTGGTGGTGATGCTGATGGCGGCCAAGGCCATCGGCGACTTCGTGGATGCCCACCCCACGGTGAAGATCCTGGCCCTGTCGTTTCTGATTCTGGTCGGCGTGACGTTGATGGTGGAGGGATTCGACGTGCACGTCCCGAAGGGTTACATCTACTTCTCCATGGCCTTTTCCGTCACGGTCGAGATGCTGAACATTCGGATGCGCCGCAAACGGGCCGCCACACCGGTGAAGCTACACAGCCGCTATGCGAGTGAGCGGTGA
- a CDS encoding NAD(P)H-dependent oxidoreductase, with product MGRRITIIQGHPDAQARHFGHALADEYAKGCEDGGHQVKRIEVAQGEFPLLRTKEEFEKGNPPPMILEAQRAIEWADHLVILYPLWLGSMPALLKAFFEQVFRPGFAFEYGERGRLPVKRLTGRSARIVVTMGMPAFVYRWFFLAHSLKSLERNILQFAGISPVKVTLIGNVEGMSEQQRAGWLDELRGLGDTGQ from the coding sequence ATGGGGCGACGCATCACGATCATCCAAGGACATCCCGATGCGCAGGCGCGTCATTTTGGGCATGCCTTGGCGGATGAATATGCCAAGGGTTGCGAGGATGGCGGGCACCAGGTCAAGCGGATCGAAGTGGCGCAGGGGGAATTCCCGCTGTTGCGAACCAAGGAGGAGTTTGAAAAGGGCAACCCCCCGCCCATGATCCTGGAGGCGCAGCGGGCAATCGAATGGGCGGACCATCTGGTGATCCTCTATCCGCTCTGGTTGGGCTCGATGCCGGCCTTGCTCAAGGCCTTCTTCGAGCAAGTCTTTCGCCCCGGTTTCGCCTTCGAGTACGGCGAGCGGGGCCGCCTTCCTGTCAAACGGCTAACCGGACGGTCGGCGCGGATCGTGGTGACGATGGGGATGCCTGCCTTCGTGTACCGGTGGTTTTTCTTGGCCCATAGTCTGAAAAGTTTAGAGCGGAACATCCTGCAGTTCGCCGGCATTAGTCCCGTCAAGGTCACCCTCATCGGCAACGTCGAGGGGATGAGCGAGCAGCAGCGGGCAGGGTGGCTGGATGAATTGAGGGGATTAGGCGATACCGGACAGTGA
- a CDS encoding CBS domain-containing protein, with product MRQIDNLTQACDPKGLTVAQLMQDAPFTCTAKTDALTIGRLMTKQNFGGLPVVAEDGTLVGLVTEYDLLQAMIEGRDLRKVSAADIMTTQPLAVRETMTLEEVANLFQDRYVTRLPVVRERKLVGIVARRDLLHGYMKASQYWS from the coding sequence ATGCGACAGATCGACAACCTTACGCAGGCCTGCGACCCCAAGGGCCTGACAGTTGCTCAGCTCATGCAAGACGCGCCCTTCACCTGCACGGCGAAGACGGATGCCCTCACCATCGGGCGGCTCATGACGAAGCAGAATTTCGGCGGGCTCCCGGTGGTGGCGGAGGATGGGACGCTGGTCGGGTTGGTCACCGAATATGACCTACTTCAGGCCATGATCGAAGGGCGCGACCTCCGCAAGGTGTCGGCGGCGGACATCATGACTACTCAGCCCTTGGCGGTGCGGGAAACCATGACCTTGGAGGAAGTCGCGAACCTCTTCCAGGATCGCTACGTGACGCGCTTGCCCGTGGTGCGAGAGCGCAAACTCGTCGGCATCGTGGCGCGGCGTGACCTGCTGCATGGGTATATGAAGGCTTCGCAATATTGGTCCTAA
- a CDS encoding CBS domain-containing protein: protein MRATEYFVHACDPKTLVVRQIMEDAVVRVSPGASAMHVAEVLSDHTFGSLPVVEADGTLRGLVTEFDLLRAVEQGHDLRNITAADIMTTNVITATEEMPLMDLIHLLQERHLIRVPVVKDHKLIGMVARRDVVFAYVKARATYWP, encoded by the coding sequence ATGAGAGCCACAGAATACTTCGTCCACGCATGTGATCCCAAAACATTGGTGGTGCGCCAGATCATGGAGGATGCCGTGGTGCGGGTCAGCCCAGGGGCGAGCGCCATGCACGTGGCGGAAGTCTTGAGCGACCATACATTCGGGAGTTTGCCGGTTGTGGAGGCAGACGGTACGTTGCGGGGGCTGGTGACGGAGTTTGATCTCCTACGGGCAGTGGAACAGGGGCACGATCTCCGCAACATCACAGCAGCCGACATCATGACCACGAACGTCATCACTGCCACGGAGGAGATGCCGCTGATGGACTTGATTCACCTGTTACAGGAGCGGCATTTGATCCGCGTGCCGGTGGTAAAGGATCACAAACTCATCGGGATGGTGGCCCGCCGTGATGTCGTCTTCGCCTATGTAAAGGCGCGGGCGACCTATTGGCCATAA